The genomic DNA CATGACTTGtactttatttgctaaatctggcaattCTACCCAATGTACAAAATtgcagagccttttttttttcaactgaagtatagttgatttacagtgttactTTCAAATGTATAGCAAATTGATCCagttacatatgtatgtatatatatacatgggctaccctggtggctcagtcggtaataaatttgactgcaatgtgggagacctgggtttgatccctgggttgggaagatcccctggaggagggcatagcaacccactccagtattcttgcctggagaatccccatgcacaggggagcctggcggcctgcagtccatagggttgcaaagagttggacatgactgagtgactaaggtcaccaatatatatactttttctgattttttccattttaggttattacaagatactaaatatagttccctgtgctatacagtaggtcattgttTACCAATTTTATatgcagtttatttattttatatatagtaatccaaatttcctaatttatcccttccccccactTCCTCTtgagtaaccataagtttgtttctatCGCAGACCCTATCCTAATTGAgatgggagaaatataaacaacctcagatatgcagaaagtgaagaggaactacagagccttttgatgagggtgaaagaggaaagtgacaaAACTGGTTTGAagatcaatattcaaaaaacaaagatcgtggcatccaatcccatcacttcatagtaaatagaacgagaattttattttcttctttcttgggctccaaaatccctgggGACAATGCAGTTAAAAGACACAtgtcccttggaaggaaagctatgacaaacctagacagcgtattaaaaagcagagacaacactttaccaacaaaggtccatacggtcaaaaactggtttttccagtagtcatgtacagatgtgagagctggaccataaagaaggctaaactcGGAAGCATTGATgatttcgaattgtggtgctggaaaagactcctgagattcctttggattgcaaggacatcaaaccagtcaatcctaaaggaaatcaacctgaatattcattggcaagactgttgctgaagcttcaatactttggccacctgattggaagagcctgctcattggcaaagaccctggtgctgggaaagattgaaggcaaaacgGAGAAGGTGGCggaagaggataagatggttagatagtatcaccgatTCAAcgggacatgcatttgagcaaactataggagatagtgaagcacagggaagcctggcgtgctgcagttcatggagtcgcaaagagtcagacatgacttaccgactgaacaataacaggcTTTCAAGAAATGTACTGTACCTTTTCTGGGACTGGACGCGGCCGTCGCTATGGCCTTCTGCGCATGTgcgctccctcctccccctcctctctctgctAGCCTGCAGGTTCGGGTCTGCAGCTGCAGTCTCGCGAGGAGAGGATTCCGGAGCTTCAGGCTTGTGGACCCGACTGCTGAGGAGCAGGACGGTGCGGTGGAGCCCCGCAGAGTTGAGACAGGCGACCAGGGAGCGGGTGAAGGAGGAAACGGCTTTGTCTCCAGACTCGGTGTGGCTCTGACTCCGTTTTTATGCTCCTGGTGAGGACCAGCACGTCCCAGCGCTTGTTACCAGGTGCagcttgtttttctcatttccaaGGTGCGGGGTGGTCTGAGACCTTGGAAGACCGCGCAGAAACTGGCTTTCGGGCTCCCAGTAGATGTGCACTTTTCTTCTCTGCGAAGAAACTTGATCCCCGCCCCCAACACTCAGGGCCTCGCCTAACCGCCTGTGGTCAGCTTTGCCTGTGCCCTCAGTAGCCCTAGTTGGCTTTTACAGGAGGTCCCGCTTAAATTCCAGGAGCTTTAATCTGGGACACATATTCTGACCCTTTTAGGTCCATCTTTATTGCAACAGAATAGCTTTTTGTGGAGTAGAAAGGGTGATTCCGGGAGCAGGAGTCTCTGGCAGGACAGTCAGTTCGCTTGGGACCTCAGAGGAGCAGACTTTGGTCCTCCTGCTGGACCAGGTGGTAGTGAGGGTGGAAACCTTGGGCCAACTTTCTGGACAAAAGGAACAGAAGGTACTCCTTCCTGGGAGGTTGTGAAGGCATCCTGTGGAAGGAAGAGCTGACCAGCCACAGGGGAGGGAGTTTACCTTCTTGCACCCTTCACTCTTTACTCCACTTGTATTCTGAGCTGCTCCTGCACTCAGCACAGCTAGAGAATACCTGATGTCCCCTGTCCTGAACTTGCAGAATCAGAGATGGTGCTGCAAGACAGGTCGTTACAACTTGGACTTAAGACAGGTCTATTTATGTGTTACTTAAAGCAtggagttggggtggggtgggcaggaagtGGGTAAAAAAGTGGTTAGTTTACAATCCTACATTTTGTTATGGTAGAATCAAGGACAGCCATGGAGTCTCTTGATGGTCCAGGGAAGTCTTTTCTGCCTTAACAACACAGAAATCAAAACcagtttattgtttttaattaaaaaatactgttgAGACCCGAAACCAAATTAAGAGtaaactctttttttccccttccaaaaataccccatcctttttttttttcagaacactGTTGAGGTTTTTCTGGTTTGTAATGAACATTATAAATTTTGTGCTGAATATTTTTGCTCAGCATCAGTTTTAATGTTCTAATCTTGGCTTTTCCTAATTGGCTTAATTAGTTTAATGTGTTGTTCACATTTTCTGTATGTTAGAGCATACACTGTTAACAAATGAGTAGAAAACCAATGCTTTTACATTTGAAAACTAGCTTGTCTAAGTATTACATAATCATACCAGAGTCATGCATGGACATGGAGTGCTCCCTCCCTTACTGTTACCCTTTCTGCCCCTTCTCAAGGCATCTCCCATTCTAAGATGTTATGCCAGCTACTGGGGTGGAGCTTTTTAGGCAGGTGATATCACTCATgaccttccttctttctcaggtGTACTCTCTCAGCTCTCTACATTTCTCCAGAAGCAACAGAAAATGATCACATTGCAGGTGAGTTGTTTAATTTATGCAGTTTTGATTATTTGAAGTTTATACCATGTCTATACATTCATTTgaaatagtagaaataaatgtttacatCAGGGAAAATACAGAGCACAAGTCAGCAAATTACAGCCCATGGGCCAAATGAGGCTTGCTGCCTGGTTTTTTATTGCCCACACACTACGAATTTTTAGATGATTGAGAAACAAATCAAGAGTAATAGTCTGTGATGTGAAAATTGTGTGAAATTCAAATCTCAGTGTCTGTAAAACTTTTACTGAGACACAGCTATGCTCATTTATGGCTGTGACTGCCTTCAGATTACAAGGGCAGAGTTTAGTGATTGTGACAGACAGCTCACAGACCTGAAATACCTACTATGAACATTTACTGAAAATGTTTGCTGACCACTGATTTAGAAGAGCAGATCAGTAGTAGGAAAGAGATGCCATGTGGGTAAATGCAGATCCTATGATATTATTGAGCTGTGAaactgagccattaaaaaaatttttttgataagACTTCATTATGTGATGTTGTGAACCTTCTTGTGACAGTCTTGCAGTTGCATAAAGAAGTGGTTGGAATAAAGGGAATGATTCTTGTCTATTCCACAGGAAAAGTTAAATGATGTCAAAAGAAAATACGTGATAAATAATTCAAGTGAATTAGAGCCAGCATTAGGACTCATGGTTTTTCAGAGAAGAGACAATCTGCATAGACCAGGTGACCTAGGTTATTTAGTTGGAGGAGGCAGGCTTTGTGACAATCCTGAGGGCTTGGCAAAATCTAAATCTTTGTAGAGTCTGGCAAgggattcttcttttttaattttggtaaaatacacatagcataaaattcacatttcaaccgttttaaaatgcagaatttaGTGACATTGTGTATATTAATGATGTTGTGCAACCATGACCACCACCtactttaagaatatttttgtCATACCAAAAGGAGACCCCatactgttgtttagtctctaaggcctgtctgactctttgcaaccccatgtactgcagcccaccaggctcctctgtgggattttccaggcaagaatactggagtggttgctatttcctactccaggggatcttcccaacccagagatcgaacctgagtctccttcattggcagatggattctttaccactgagctaccagcgaATCCTAATAAGCAGTACCATCACTTAATAAACAGCTACTCCCCACTCCCCCCAGCCCCTAGCTACTGTTAATCTATTTTCTTCTTATgggtttgcctattctggacagctcatataagtggaatcatgtagCCTTTCACTTAGTGTGTTTTCAGGACCCTTCCATGTTGTAATTTGTATCATTACTTCATCACTTCTGTGACCAAATAAATATTCCATCGTCTATACTACCTTTTGTTTATCTATCATTTCATGGGCATTTGGGGGTGACTCCATGTTTGGTTATTGAGAACAGTGCTGTgagcattcatgtacaagtttttgtttgaagACCTATTTTCAGTTCTTTCCTAGGAGTGAAATTGATGGATCATGtgataattctgtgtttaacttatTTTGAAACTGGCAAACTGTGTTGCACAGCAAGGCAAGTCCCTTGCCAAGTCCATATGAATTTTATGTTAGCTTGTCTATTTCCACACAAAAAGGCTGTTGCGATTTTggtaaggattgcattgaatctatagaccgCTTTGGAAGATATTGCCACTTTAAGAATATTAAGTCATGAGTATCTATGAACGTGAGATGTTTTTCCAATAAgttagattttctattttgtaGTGTTCAGAGTACAGATCTTACATGTTTGCTTAAATTTACTATTAAGTGGTCTTTTAGACGATATTGTAAATGGAAGTCTTTTCTTAGTTCCCTTTTTGATTGCTTATTGATGGTAcgtagaaatacaactgattttttgaatgttgagcttataCCCTGTTTTGCTGAATTTGTTCACAAGTTCTAATAGTTGCTTTGTAGATTCTTTAGAATTGTCTATATATGCAGTCATATCATCTGCACATAGAGATAGTTTCATTCTTCCATCCAGTTTGAATaccttttatttatctattttttgcctaattgctctggctagaatTTCTAGTGCAGAGTTGAATATAAGTGGCCAAAGCAGGcatccttgtttttgttttgttttaccatCTTAATGTtcttaagtgtatagttcagtagtgttaagtttATTCACGTTATGCTACAATCAAcctccaaaatattttcatcttataaaacGGAAACACTGCACCCATTAAACAAAAACTCCCCATTCCTCTCTGCTCCCTGACCAGTGAAAGCCTCCATTCTACTTtatgtttctatgagtttgactactcTTTCATACTTCATGGAAGTGAAAGCATAAAGgacttgtctttttgtgactggcttcttttaatTAGCATAAttctcagggttcatccatgttgtatgtgtgtgtatatatatcacatttttgtttattcattcatctgttgatggacatttgcttCTGCCTTTTGGCTGCTGTGCATAATGCTTTTATGAACATGGAGTACAAACATGTCTTGAGattctgctttcagttcttttcaaTAAACACCaagaagtggtattgctgggtcatatggtaattcaggttttttttttgaagaacacCATACTGTTCCTCACAGCAGCTTCACccttttatattcccaccagcacttattattttcaGGTTTTTTAAATAGCAGCTCTCATAATAGGTGTAGGTAATATTTGATagtggttttgattagcatttccctaatgattggtgattttgagcatattttcataagCTAGTTAGCTAATTGTATATATttgttggagaaatgtctgttcaagtccattgtctatttaaaagttttgttgttgttattgagttgtaggcATTCTCAAACAGCCCCAAAACAGATCAAAACACAGTTCTTTGAAAATAAGGTACATATAGGTATATCTTACTGTGctttgcagattttttaaaactaaactgAAGTTTTGTGGCAATTCTGCATTAAGAAATTCTGTTGTGATATTTTTGCAAGACCATTTGCTTACTTCTTAATAACATTcaacatttcaaactttttcattattattgggtttgccaaaaagttcattcaggtttttccattacctcttatggaaaaacccaaatgaacttcttGGTTAACCCAatagtaaaatggctgtctgaggaggtcttacaaatagccgtgaaaagaagggaagcgaaaagcaaaggagaaaaggagagatacccatttgaatggggagttccaaagaatagcaaggagagataagaaagccttcctcagtgatcaatgcaaagaaatagagaaaacaatagaaagggaaaaactagagatctcttcaagaaaatcagagataccaagggaacatttcaagcacagatgggctcaataaaggacagaaatggtagggacctaacaggagcagaagatattaagaagaggtggcaagaatacacagaagaactgtagaaaaaagatcttcctgacccagataatcacgacggtgtgatcactcacctagagccagacatcctggaatgtgaagtcaagcgggccttaggaagcatcactacgaacaaagctagtggaggtgatggaattccagttgagctgtttcaaatcctggaagatgatgctgtgcaagtgctgcactcaatatgccagcaaatttggaaaactcagcagtggccacaggactgggaaaggtcagttttcattccaatcccaaaggcaacgccaaaaaatgctcaaactaccacacaattgcactcatctcacacgctagtaaagtaatgctcaaaattctccaagccaggctgcagcagtacgtgaaccatgaacttccagatgttcaagctggttttagaaaaggcaggggaaccagagatcaaattgccaacatccgctggatcactgaaaacgCCAGAGAGTTcaagacaaacatctatttctgctttattgactatgccaaagcctttgactgtgtggatcacaataaactgtggaaaattctgaaagagatgggaataccagaccacctgacctgcctcctgagaaacctgtatgcaggttaggaagcaacagtcagaactggacatggaacaacagactggttccaaataggaaaaggagtacgtcaaggctgtatattgtcaccctgcttatttaacttatatgcagattacatcatgagaaatgctgggctggatgaagcacaagctggaatcaagattgctgggagaaatatcaataacctcaaatatgcagatgacaccacccttatggcagaaagtgaagaggaactcaaaagcctcttgatgaaagtgaaagaggagagtgaaaaagttggcttaaagctcaacattcagaaaacgaagatcatggcatccggtcccatcacttcatgggaaatagatggaaaaacagtggaaacagtggctgacttttttttcctgggctccaaaatcactgcaggtggtgactgtagccatgaaattaaaagacgcttactccttggaaggaaagttatgaccaacctagacagcatattaaaaaacagagacattactttgtccacagaggtctgtctagtcaaggctatagtttttccagtggtcatgtatggatgtgagagttgaaatataaagaaagctgagcactgaagaatgatgcttttgaactgtggtgttggagaagactcttgagagtcccttggactgcaaggagatccaaccagtccatcctaaaggagatcagtcctgggtattcattggtaggactgatgttgaagctgcaactccaatactttggccacctgatgtgaagagctgactcatttgaatagacctgatgctgggaaagactgagggcaggaggagaaggggacaacagtagatgagatgtttggatggcatcactgactcgatggacacgggtttgggtggactctgggagttggtgatggacagggaagcctggcatgctctggttcatggggtcgcaaagagtcagacacaactgagcaactgaactgaatactatatTTGTTaaggtgatctgtgatcagtgacctcTGATGTTACAACTGCAAAAAGATCATGACTTGGTGAAGGCTCCGAtaatagttcaattcagtcactcagtcgtgtccaattctttatgaccccatcgactgcagcacaccaggcttccctgtcaatcaccaactcctggagcttgctcaaacttatgtccattgagtcggtgatgccatccaaccatctcaccctctgtca from Bos taurus isolate L1 Dominette 01449 registration number 42190680 breed Hereford chromosome 28, ARS-UCD2.0, whole genome shotgun sequence includes the following:
- the LOC104970913 gene encoding uncharacterized protein isoform X7, which codes for MAFCACALPPPPPLSASLQVRVCSCSLARRGFRSFRLVDPTAEEQDGAVEPRRVETGDQGAGEGGNGFVSRLGVALTPFLCSWCTLSALYISPEATENDHIADLTRGFQNL